A region from the Achromobacter seleniivolatilans genome encodes:
- a CDS encoding 3-hydroxyacyl-CoA dehydrogenase, translated as MAAGSAARCAAIIGTGLIGQGWAIVFARMGWDVRLYDVNASMLAEARTLILQQLRELETQGLLTGADAIIEHVYVASSLADAVAGASYIQENSPEKVDIKRALFSELDAVAEPDAIIGSSTSSIPASAFTEHLPGRHRCLVAHPVNPPYLIPVVELCPAPWTSADALEGASAIMSAIGQKPVRLRREIEGFILNRLQGALLQEAFRLASEGIASAEDIDTTVKDGLGLRWSFMGPFETIDLNAPGGIADYCARYGGLYESIGATQGECVTWNGALLDALSAERRGLLPQEDLAKRRFWRDEKLMRLMRHKQSNGDNNG; from the coding sequence ATGGCAGCCGGCTCTGCGGCGCGTTGCGCCGCCATCATTGGCACTGGCCTGATCGGTCAGGGCTGGGCCATCGTGTTTGCGCGCATGGGCTGGGACGTTCGTCTGTATGACGTCAATGCTTCCATGCTGGCCGAAGCCCGCACGCTGATTTTGCAGCAACTGCGTGAACTGGAAACGCAGGGGCTGCTGACAGGCGCGGACGCCATCATTGAACACGTGTACGTGGCATCCAGCTTGGCAGATGCCGTAGCAGGCGCCAGCTACATTCAGGAAAATTCCCCTGAAAAGGTCGACATCAAGCGCGCGCTGTTCTCGGAACTGGACGCCGTAGCGGAACCGGACGCCATCATCGGCAGCTCCACGTCCAGCATCCCCGCCAGCGCATTCACCGAACACCTGCCCGGACGGCACCGCTGCCTGGTGGCGCATCCCGTCAATCCTCCGTACTTGATTCCGGTCGTGGAGTTGTGCCCGGCCCCCTGGACCAGCGCTGATGCGCTGGAGGGCGCAAGTGCAATCATGTCCGCCATCGGCCAGAAACCCGTGCGGCTGCGGCGCGAGATCGAGGGCTTCATCCTGAACCGGCTGCAAGGCGCCTTGCTTCAAGAAGCGTTCCGGTTGGCCAGTGAAGGCATCGCCAGCGCGGAGGATATCGACACCACGGTGAAGGATGGGCTGGGCCTGCGCTGGTCCTTTATGGGGCCGTTCGAGACCATCGACCTGAATGCGCCAGGCGGCATTGCCGATTACTGCGCGCGTTACGGCGGTCTATACGAATCCATCGGCGCTACCCAGGGTGAATGCGTGACCTGGAATGGCGCGCTGCTCGACGCCCTGTCGGCAGAACGCCGCGGCTTGCTGCCGCAGGAAGATCTTGCCAAACGCCGATTCTGGCGTGATGAAAAACTGATGCGCCTGATGCGTCACAAGCAAAGCAACGGAGACAACAATGGCTAA
- a CDS encoding glycerol dehydrogenase, producing the protein MLKIFGAPCRYIQGAGALDTLGQYAALFGRRAALVIDSYVHGVLGPRIEALCAEHQVALTPLIVEGDLTPELIAELRAQAAPAGIDMVIAVGGGKSLDAGKAVAKSTHCHLITVPTVASNDAPTSKNYVLYDAHHNLLAVEHMLFNPTIVLVDTAIIATAPVHFFRAGLGDAISKKFEAEQCQRNGGKNMYDGAPLLTAQLIADGCLRTLLADGADAVAVAGTGQPTPAFERVVEAMILMSGLGFESGGLSIAHALTRGLPKIGGVANALHGLQVAVGLLVQLDLEQRNDGMLADLTQWYAQVGLPTTLRELGAADAPSDADLTLAAELTLKARHAANFDHVLDVATLAGALRRHA; encoded by the coding sequence ATGCTGAAGATTTTTGGCGCTCCCTGCCGCTATATCCAGGGAGCGGGCGCGCTGGACACCCTGGGCCAGTACGCTGCCCTGTTCGGCCGCCGCGCGGCCCTTGTCATCGACAGCTACGTCCATGGCGTGCTGGGACCAAGAATCGAAGCCTTGTGCGCCGAACATCAGGTGGCGTTGACGCCGCTGATCGTTGAAGGCGACCTGACTCCTGAGCTTATTGCTGAACTGCGAGCGCAGGCGGCGCCTGCAGGTATCGACATGGTGATCGCCGTTGGCGGCGGCAAGTCGCTGGACGCGGGCAAGGCGGTGGCGAAGTCTACCCATTGCCACCTGATCACCGTGCCCACGGTGGCATCCAATGACGCCCCCACCAGCAAGAACTACGTGCTGTACGACGCCCATCACAACCTCCTGGCGGTAGAGCACATGCTGTTCAACCCCACGATCGTGCTGGTGGACACCGCCATCATCGCGACGGCGCCGGTGCACTTCTTTCGGGCCGGCCTGGGCGACGCGATCTCGAAGAAATTCGAGGCCGAGCAATGCCAGCGCAATGGCGGCAAGAACATGTACGACGGCGCCCCGCTGCTGACCGCGCAACTGATCGCCGACGGCTGCCTGCGCACCCTGCTCGCCGACGGCGCGGATGCGGTGGCGGTGGCCGGCACCGGCCAGCCCACGCCAGCGTTTGAACGCGTGGTGGAAGCCATGATTCTCATGAGCGGTCTGGGTTTTGAAAGCGGCGGTCTATCGATTGCACATGCGCTGACGCGAGGATTGCCCAAGATCGGCGGCGTGGCCAACGCGCTGCACGGCTTGCAGGTCGCCGTCGGGCTTTTGGTGCAACTGGATCTGGAACAGCGCAACGATGGCATGTTGGCCGACCTGACCCAGTGGTACGCCCAAGTCGGGCTGCCCACGACGCTGCGCGAATTAGGCGCGGCGGATGCGCCAAGCGACGCAGATCTGACATTGGCAGCGGAACTGACCCTGAAAGCCCGCCACGCCGCCAACTTCGATCACGTGCTGGACGTTGCCACGCTTGCCGGCGCGCTACGCCGCCACGCCTGA
- a CDS encoding branched-chain amino acid ABC transporter permease, with protein MDIFIQLVINGLLLGGAYTIISLGLTLIFGVVRVVNFAHGEFLMIGMYLVYLIAAQFGVHPYVGLVPVAVILFALGALTQKGIIQPLLNADQHIQIFATVGVSTILLNLALVIFGANVYRAPVELGTNAIDVGNYSMVTGQLITFVVGISLAVLLHLFMHRTYLGRALRAVAQHRYAATLMGVNVNNVYAIAFGLGTAFVGIAAGLLAPQYPVFPTVGTYFVLTAFVIVVLGGLGSLYGAVAGSMIIGIVDTLAGYYIAPDLKEVVYFGIFLLILVLRPNGLFGVGTE; from the coding sequence ATGGATATATTCATTCAACTGGTCATCAATGGCCTGTTGCTGGGCGGCGCGTACACCATCATCAGCCTGGGGCTGACACTGATCTTCGGCGTCGTGCGTGTCGTGAACTTTGCGCACGGCGAATTCCTGATGATAGGCATGTATCTGGTCTATCTGATTGCCGCGCAATTCGGCGTACACCCGTATGTGGGCCTGGTACCCGTTGCCGTCATTCTGTTCGCGCTGGGTGCGCTGACGCAGAAGGGCATCATCCAGCCGTTGCTCAATGCTGACCAGCACATCCAGATCTTCGCCACGGTGGGCGTGTCCACCATTCTGCTCAATCTGGCTCTGGTGATCTTCGGCGCCAATGTGTATCGCGCGCCGGTCGAACTGGGCACGAACGCCATCGACGTAGGCAACTACTCCATGGTGACCGGCCAGTTGATCACCTTCGTGGTGGGCATCAGCCTGGCAGTGTTGCTGCACTTGTTCATGCACCGAACCTATCTGGGCCGCGCCCTGCGCGCCGTTGCGCAGCACCGTTACGCGGCCACGCTGATGGGGGTGAACGTCAACAACGTTTACGCCATTGCATTCGGCTTGGGCACGGCATTCGTCGGCATCGCCGCAGGTCTGCTGGCGCCGCAGTATCCGGTGTTTCCGACCGTGGGCACGTACTTCGTGCTGACGGCGTTCGTGATTGTGGTGCTGGGCGGCCTGGGCAGCCTGTACGGCGCCGTCGCCGGTTCCATGATCATCGGCATCGTCGATACGCTAGCTGGTTATTACATCGCCCCCGACCTGAAAGAGGTCGTGTATTTCGGGATCTTCCTCTTGATCCTTGTCCTGCGTCCGAACGGCCTGTTCGGCGTCGGCACAGAGTGA
- a CDS encoding GntR family transcriptional regulator: protein MPSLKPVKKENLSVRVYNEIRNALINGQYEPGERLIIGELAQEMGVSITPVREAIFRLISEQGLEMQAATAVYVPYVNSEKLREIQQIRFHLEGMGAAEAAQNITRKQLDNLIALQKDFISCTSTDPKRASYLNRKFHFGILEASNKPILRSTVESFWVITGPILKVFHIKTAGLDYSQDNHRHEAVLEALEARDSEAARSAIQADLVWGGKIMIDWLVEREKELDYRPPGARK, encoded by the coding sequence ATGCCCAGCCTTAAACCGGTAAAGAAAGAGAACCTCTCCGTCAGGGTCTACAACGAAATCCGCAATGCCCTTATCAATGGGCAGTACGAACCCGGCGAACGCCTGATCATCGGCGAACTGGCCCAAGAGATGGGCGTGTCCATCACGCCCGTACGCGAGGCCATCTTCCGGCTGATCAGCGAACAAGGCCTGGAAATGCAGGCGGCCACTGCGGTCTACGTGCCCTACGTCAATTCGGAAAAGCTGCGGGAAATCCAGCAGATCCGTTTTCACCTGGAAGGCATGGGCGCAGCCGAAGCGGCGCAGAACATCACGCGCAAGCAGCTGGACAACCTGATCGCCTTGCAGAAAGACTTTATTTCCTGCACCTCGACCGACCCCAAGCGCGCCAGCTACCTGAACCGCAAGTTCCACTTCGGCATTCTGGAAGCCAGCAACAAGCCCATCCTGCGCAGTACCGTGGAATCGTTCTGGGTCATCACCGGCCCGATCCTCAAGGTGTTCCACATCAAGACAGCCGGGCTGGATTACTCGCAAGACAACCACCGCCACGAAGCCGTGCTGGAAGCCCTGGAAGCACGGGATTCCGAAGCCGCGCGCAGCGCCATCCAGGCTGACCTCGTCTGGGGCGGCAAGATCATGATCGACTGGCTGGTCGAACGTGAAAAAGAACTCGACTACCGCCCCCCCGGGGCCCGCAAATAG
- a CDS encoding ABC transporter substrate-binding protein, whose product MFKFNKIILALGVCGALASGTAAADMKVGALFPFSGALALLGQESYRGLELAVNEINAAGGINGEKIEIIKADAVDPTQAVSETKRLISSNVVGVFGSYASGISYAASPVTELAGVPYFELGATAHKITTRGYKYLFRSNPNTALYGVSVVNALHDSIAPGMGLNPKDIKIGIIHEDGPYGTDVAATEKKRAQELGYTVAEVLPYSAKTVDLSSLILRLKGAKVDVVLQTAYQNDAILYFSQARAAGFKPKVVIGAGGGYSLADTAKAVGADMNGVFDLDFPQSSINPAGAPGLDKFLEAYKATYKSDPQSGHSLTNYVGAKAFFEAIGNAKSTDKDKIRAAVLAYKKPAGQTANGWAFDFGEDGQNNASTFYVMQWQDGKLVTIAPSNLALGKPIFKK is encoded by the coding sequence GTGTTCAAGTTCAATAAAATTATTCTGGCGCTGGGCGTGTGCGGCGCGCTGGCAAGCGGCACCGCAGCGGCCGACATGAAAGTGGGCGCTCTGTTCCCGTTCAGCGGCGCGCTTGCGCTCCTGGGGCAAGAGAGCTATCGCGGCCTGGAGCTGGCCGTCAACGAGATCAATGCCGCAGGCGGCATCAACGGCGAGAAAATCGAGATCATCAAGGCCGACGCAGTGGACCCGACGCAAGCGGTGTCGGAAACCAAGCGCCTGATCTCATCCAACGTGGTCGGCGTGTTCGGCAGCTACGCATCCGGCATCTCTTACGCGGCGTCCCCCGTGACCGAGCTGGCGGGCGTGCCCTATTTTGAACTGGGCGCCACCGCGCACAAGATCACCACGCGCGGCTACAAGTACCTGTTCCGCAGCAACCCCAACACCGCGCTGTACGGCGTGTCGGTGGTCAATGCGCTGCACGACTCCATTGCCCCCGGCATGGGGCTGAACCCCAAGGACATCAAGATCGGCATCATCCACGAAGACGGGCCTTACGGCACCGACGTGGCGGCGACCGAAAAGAAGCGCGCGCAGGAACTGGGCTACACGGTTGCTGAAGTGCTGCCCTACTCGGCCAAGACGGTCGATCTGTCTTCACTGATCTTGCGTTTGAAGGGCGCCAAGGTCGATGTCGTGCTGCAAACGGCTTATCAGAACGACGCCATTCTGTACTTCAGCCAAGCGCGCGCTGCGGGCTTCAAGCCCAAAGTCGTGATCGGCGCGGGCGGCGGTTACTCGCTGGCAGACACCGCCAAGGCAGTCGGCGCCGACATGAATGGCGTGTTTGATCTGGACTTCCCGCAATCGTCCATCAACCCGGCCGGCGCGCCGGGCCTGGACAAGTTCCTGGAAGCTTACAAAGCCACCTACAAAAGCGATCCGCAGTCTGGCCACAGCCTGACCAACTACGTCGGCGCCAAGGCTTTCTTTGAAGCCATCGGCAACGCGAAGTCGACCGACAAGGACAAGATCCGCGCAGCGGTCCTGGCCTATAAGAAGCCGGCCGGCCAAACGGCCAACGGCTGGGCGTTCGACTTTGGCGAAGACGGCCAGAACAACGCTTCCACGTTCTACGTGATGCAGTGGCAAGACGGCAAGCTCGTCACCATCGCGCCCAGCAACCTCGCACTTGGCAAGCCCATCTTCAAGAAATAA
- a CDS encoding transketolase — protein MRHHQEAPTEEQVRMLREKARYIRLETIRLIEIAKVGHYSSVFSCAEIFASLYYDVMRLRPGEPQWADRDRFLMGKGHAAVGLFPVLADHGFIDRELLDGYTRLGSPLGDHPDMSKVPGIDFSSGSIGHALSNGVGMAVGGRMNQRDFNVFVMLGDGEMQEGQVWEAALFAAHNRLSRLVAIIDRNGYQLDGKVDDVMGVESLKEKWLAFGWEVHEVDGHNLLELTALLRRLRADDAREKPACVIAKTIKGKGVSYMETEPGWHLGYLAPQDAQSAVDEILSREI, from the coding sequence ATGCGCCACCACCAGGAGGCTCCCACCGAGGAGCAGGTCCGGATGCTGCGGGAAAAGGCCCGCTATATCCGGCTGGAGACAATCAGACTGATCGAAATCGCCAAGGTCGGGCACTACAGCTCGGTCTTCTCATGCGCCGAAATATTCGCGTCGCTGTACTACGACGTAATGCGCTTGCGGCCGGGCGAACCGCAATGGGCGGACCGCGACCGCTTTCTGATGGGCAAGGGGCATGCCGCGGTGGGCCTGTTCCCGGTGCTGGCCGATCACGGTTTCATTGACCGCGAGTTGCTGGACGGCTACACCCGGCTGGGCAGTCCGCTGGGCGACCATCCCGACATGAGCAAGGTGCCTGGCATTGATTTCAGTTCCGGCTCGATCGGCCATGCGCTGTCCAATGGCGTCGGCATGGCAGTGGGCGGGCGCATGAACCAGCGGGACTTCAACGTCTTTGTGATGCTGGGCGATGGCGAAATGCAGGAGGGGCAGGTGTGGGAAGCTGCCCTGTTCGCAGCCCACAACCGCTTGTCGCGCCTGGTGGCCATCATTGACCGCAACGGCTATCAGCTGGACGGCAAAGTGGACGACGTGATGGGCGTGGAATCGCTCAAGGAAAAGTGGCTGGCGTTCGGCTGGGAAGTCCACGAAGTCGACGGCCACAACCTGCTGGAACTGACGGCGTTGCTGCGCCGTCTGCGGGCGGATGATGCCCGTGAAAAACCGGCTTGCGTGATTGCCAAGACAATCAAAGGCAAGGGCGTTTCCTATATGGAAACCGAGCCGGGCTGGCACCTGGGTTATCTGGCGCCGCAAGACGCGCAAAGCGCCGTCGACGAAATCCTCTCCCGCGAGATCTGA
- a CDS encoding ABC transporter ATP-binding protein gives MLKVSNLSSGYGKSQVLNGLNFEVHAGEIVTLIGANGAGKTTTLKTLCGVINAIEGKVEFEGQDLTNKKPYDIVDAGITMIPEGRQLFPHFTVRDNLLMGSYKRAARPIVQRKLDEVLAIFPRVKERLSQYAGSLSGGEQQMVAIARGMMSDPKLLVFDEPSLGLSPLLVQQMFDIIRNVTSHGVTVLLVEQNVFRTLRLADRGYVLENGAIVRTGTGAELLSDPHVKKAYLGH, from the coding sequence ATGCTTAAGGTTTCGAATCTGTCGTCAGGATATGGCAAAAGCCAGGTGTTGAACGGCCTGAACTTCGAAGTGCACGCAGGCGAGATCGTGACGTTGATCGGCGCGAACGGCGCAGGCAAAACCACCACGTTGAAGACGCTTTGCGGCGTCATCAACGCCATCGAAGGCAAGGTGGAGTTCGAAGGCCAGGACCTGACCAACAAAAAGCCCTACGACATCGTCGACGCGGGCATCACGATGATTCCCGAAGGCCGTCAGCTGTTTCCCCACTTTACGGTGCGCGACAACCTGCTGATGGGTTCGTACAAACGCGCTGCGCGCCCCATCGTGCAGCGCAAGCTGGACGAAGTGCTGGCGATTTTTCCGCGTGTGAAGGAAAGGCTGAGCCAATACGCCGGATCACTGTCCGGCGGTGAACAGCAAATGGTGGCGATCGCGCGCGGCATGATGTCCGACCCGAAGCTGCTGGTGTTCGATGAACCGTCGCTGGGCTTGTCGCCGCTGCTGGTGCAACAGATGTTCGACATCATCCGCAACGTCACGTCCCATGGCGTCACGGTGCTGCTGGTGGAGCAGAACGTGTTTCGCACGCTGCGGCTGGCCGATAGAGGTTATGTGCTGGAAAACGGCGCCATCGTACGTACCGGCACCGGCGCCGAATTACTCAGCGACCCCCACGTAAAGAAGGCCTATCTGGGCCACTGA
- a CDS encoding branched-chain amino acid ABC transporter ATP-binding protein/permease has protein sequence MFPDFRSPKAYVSLILLIVMFIVPAVLGTPFWTNLFVLLFVFSSLSVAWNIVGGYAGQLSLGHAVFYGIGGYTATLLTQNFGISPWIGMFAGAAISAAVAILISYPTLRLRGPFFALATIAILEVVRLLVIHEESWTGGSSGISLPLNIGWAWIVFREKINYVIIAFGLFLFVTWVSWYVRKSRIGHYLIAIREREDAALAVGIPTVRVKIIAAVISAMLTSIIGTFHITYLTFVDPSSAFSLELSIQVAMFALIGGLGTVAGPIAGTFLVLPIAELARGWLSSVGNGMHGLIYGLILVAVVLTIPRGLAGAFGPFIERCLARLPYLGTPRKKMKLADELRLHNATRNDQPVLKADKLFKSFGGLRATNDVSLTLNQNEILGMIGPNGAGKTTVFNLLSGFLSPDKGGISMLDADGNWVTCKTPDEFAHKGLGRTFQIAKPFTGLTVLENIMLGAFIRTSSRDEAEQIALKVAEQTDLLKYLNTEARSLTVGGMKRLEIARALAIKPRILLLDEVMAGLNPTDIEKSIQMIRRIRDSGVSVLLIEHMMQATMALSDRIIVLNEGAVLVTGAPKDVVENPAVIEAYLGKEYQDA, from the coding sequence GTGTTTCCCGACTTTCGAAGCCCCAAAGCCTACGTCAGCCTGATTCTGCTGATTGTCATGTTCATCGTGCCTGCCGTGTTGGGCACGCCATTCTGGACCAACCTTTTTGTTTTGCTGTTTGTCTTTTCGTCTCTGTCGGTAGCCTGGAACATCGTCGGCGGATATGCCGGCCAGTTGTCCTTGGGCCATGCGGTCTTCTACGGCATCGGCGGTTATACCGCCACCTTGTTGACGCAGAACTTCGGCATTTCGCCGTGGATCGGCATGTTTGCCGGCGCGGCGATTTCGGCGGCGGTGGCCATCCTGATCAGCTATCCCACGCTGCGCCTGCGCGGCCCCTTCTTCGCGCTGGCCACCATCGCCATTTTGGAAGTGGTGCGCCTTCTGGTCATTCACGAAGAAAGCTGGACGGGCGGGTCTAGCGGCATCAGTCTGCCGCTGAATATCGGCTGGGCCTGGATCGTGTTCCGCGAAAAGATCAACTACGTGATCATCGCGTTCGGTCTGTTCCTGTTCGTAACGTGGGTGTCCTGGTACGTGCGCAAGTCGCGCATTGGCCATTATCTGATCGCGATACGCGAACGCGAAGACGCGGCGCTGGCAGTCGGCATCCCCACCGTGCGCGTGAAGATCATTGCCGCCGTGATTTCGGCCATGCTGACCAGCATTATCGGCACGTTCCACATCACGTATCTGACCTTCGTCGATCCCAGCTCCGCGTTCTCTCTGGAACTGTCGATCCAGGTGGCCATGTTTGCCTTGATCGGCGGCCTGGGCACCGTGGCTGGCCCGATTGCCGGCACCTTCCTGGTGTTGCCGATCGCGGAACTGGCTCGCGGCTGGTTGTCGAGTGTGGGCAATGGCATGCACGGTCTGATCTACGGCTTGATTCTGGTGGCCGTGGTTCTGACGATTCCGCGCGGGCTGGCCGGTGCGTTCGGTCCCTTCATTGAACGCTGCCTGGCCCGTCTGCCCTATCTGGGCACGCCGCGTAAAAAGATGAAGCTGGCTGATGAACTGCGCCTGCACAACGCGACGCGCAACGATCAGCCGGTACTCAAGGCCGATAAGCTCTTCAAGAGCTTTGGCGGCTTGCGTGCCACCAACGACGTCTCGTTGACGCTGAATCAGAACGAGATCCTGGGCATGATCGGGCCGAACGGCGCGGGCAAGACCACGGTGTTCAACCTGCTGTCGGGATTTTTGTCGCCGGACAAGGGCGGCATTTCGATGCTGGACGCCGATGGCAACTGGGTCACGTGCAAGACACCCGACGAGTTTGCGCACAAAGGGCTGGGCCGCACGTTCCAGATTGCCAAGCCATTTACCGGCCTGACGGTGCTGGAAAACATCATGCTGGGCGCGTTCATCCGCACATCCAGCCGCGATGAGGCCGAGCAGATTGCGCTGAAGGTCGCTGAACAGACCGACCTGCTGAAGTACTTGAACACCGAGGCGCGCAGCCTGACGGTCGGCGGCATGAAGCGCCTGGAGATTGCCCGGGCGCTTGCCATCAAGCCCCGCATCCTGTTGCTGGACGAGGTCATGGCGGGGCTGAATCCCACCGACATCGAGAAATCCATTCAGATGATCCGGCGCATCCGCGACTCAGGCGTGTCCGTGCTGCTGATCGAACACATGATGCAGGCCACGATGGCCTTGTCTGACCGAATCATTGTCTTGAACGAAGGCGCAGTGCTGGTTACCGGCGCCCCCAAGGACGTGGTGGAGAACCCTGCGGTCATCGAGGCCTATTTGGGCAAGGAGTACCAAGATGCTTAA
- a CDS encoding SDR family oxidoreductase, whose protein sequence is MFEEVDFAGKRVLITAGADGLGLEMAKVFHHAGATVFVCDVNEARLAALPSELPGVHTAVADVSDEDSVGALFAAVKQKLGGLDILINNAGVAGPTGFVETLSKADWDRTLAVNITGQFLCARQAIAMLKESKAGVMINLSSAAGHLGFAGRSVYSASKWAVIGFTKSLAIELGPYGIRVNAILPGAVEGPRIRAVIAAKADTLGRPVNEIAAQYENQAVLGRMVTARDIANMVLFNASEAARSVTGQAIVVDGFTQKLY, encoded by the coding sequence ATGTTCGAGGAAGTTGATTTCGCCGGTAAACGGGTGCTGATCACCGCCGGCGCGGATGGGCTGGGGCTGGAAATGGCCAAGGTATTCCACCATGCCGGGGCCACGGTCTTCGTGTGCGATGTGAATGAAGCGCGTCTGGCCGCGCTGCCGTCCGAGTTGCCGGGCGTGCATACCGCAGTGGCGGACGTGTCTGACGAAGATAGCGTGGGCGCGCTCTTTGCCGCGGTCAAGCAAAAACTGGGCGGCCTGGATATCCTGATCAATAACGCGGGCGTGGCAGGCCCGACCGGCTTTGTGGAAACCCTGTCCAAGGCGGACTGGGACCGTACGCTGGCTGTGAACATCACAGGTCAGTTCCTGTGCGCGCGCCAAGCTATTGCCATGCTGAAAGAATCCAAGGCAGGCGTCATGATCAACCTGTCGTCCGCTGCCGGACACCTGGGGTTCGCCGGCCGGTCGGTGTATTCCGCGTCCAAGTGGGCGGTGATCGGCTTCACCAAATCGCTAGCCATCGAATTGGGGCCGTATGGAATCCGCGTCAATGCCATTTTGCCGGGCGCGGTCGAAGGTCCGCGTATTCGCGCAGTCATTGCAGCCAAAGCGGACACATTAGGCCGTCCGGTGAATGAAATCGCCGCGCAATATGAAAACCAAGCCGTGCTGGGCCGCATGGTGACGGCGCGCGACATCGCCAATATGGTGCTGTTCAATGCCAGCGAGGCCGCACGCAGCGTAACGGGGCAGGCCATCGTGGTGGATGGCTTTACACAGAAGCTCTACTGA
- a CDS encoding 3-keto-5-aminohexanoate cleavage protein, translated as MAKPKQKVVITCAVTGAIHTPSMSPHLPVTADEIAEAAIGAAKAGAAVLHLHARDPQTGKPSQDPALFKPFLERIKNETDAIINITTGGSPHMTVEERMRPATTFQPELASLNMGSMNFGLFPMLDRFKDFKHDWEREHLENSRSLIFRNTYQDIESILTLGNANGTRFEFECYDISHLYNLAHFVDRGLVKSPPFIQSVFGILGGIGPHPEDLMHMKRTADRLFGNDYEWSILGAGRNQMPLATIGAAMGSNVRVGLEDSLWIGPGQFAESNRVQVERIRTILEALNLEVATPDEARAKLGLKGRENVAF; from the coding sequence ATGGCTAAGCCTAAACAGAAAGTCGTCATTACCTGCGCCGTGACGGGCGCCATCCACACGCCCAGCATGTCGCCGCACCTGCCGGTCACGGCCGACGAGATCGCGGAAGCCGCGATTGGCGCGGCCAAGGCTGGCGCGGCGGTGCTGCACTTGCACGCCCGTGATCCGCAGACCGGCAAGCCCTCGCAAGACCCGGCGTTGTTCAAGCCGTTCTTGGAACGCATCAAGAACGAGACGGACGCCATCATCAATATCACCACGGGCGGCAGTCCCCACATGACGGTCGAAGAGCGTATGCGCCCGGCCACCACGTTCCAGCCGGAGCTGGCGTCGCTCAACATGGGTTCGATGAATTTTGGCCTCTTCCCCATGCTGGACCGCTTCAAGGATTTCAAGCATGACTGGGAGCGCGAGCATCTGGAAAACAGCCGTTCGCTGATCTTCCGCAATACCTATCAGGACATCGAATCCATCCTGACCTTGGGCAACGCCAATGGCACGCGTTTCGAGTTCGAGTGCTATGACATCAGCCACTTGTACAACCTGGCCCATTTCGTGGACCGTGGTCTGGTGAAGTCGCCGCCGTTCATTCAATCGGTATTCGGCATTCTTGGCGGCATCGGCCCGCACCCCGAAGACCTGATGCACATGAAGCGCACGGCAGACCGCTTGTTCGGCAACGACTATGAATGGTCGATTCTGGGCGCGGGCCGAAACCAGATGCCGTTGGCCACCATCGGCGCGGCCATGGGGTCCAATGTGCGCGTGGGGTTGGAAGATTCGTTGTGGATCGGCCCGGGCCAGTTTGCGGAATCCAACCGTGTGCAGGTGGAACGCATCCGCACCATTCTTGAGGCGCTGAATTTGGAAGTGGCGACGCCGGATGAGGCGCGCGCGAAGCTCGGCTTGAAGGGCCGGGAGAACGTGGCGTTTTAA